CGCGCAAGGCACTGGGCCTCGCCCTGCACGGCGAGGCCTACGAGGGCCGCTACGTGATCGCCGACATTCGCCTGCGCTCCGACTTTCCCACCGAGCGGCGCGCCTTCTTTCACTCCCACGCCCTGCCTGGTACCACTATCCTGGTGCACAAGCAGCCCGATGACATCTGGCGCATCGACTACCAGCTCGGCCCCGAGGAAGACCCGGACCAAGCGGTGGAGGAGGCCAGCATCCGCGAGCGGGTGAGCCTGATCGTGCGCGAGGTACTGGGCGAGGGCGACGCCTGGGAGCTCGAGTGGTGGAGCCTCTACAAGGCGCACACCCTGGCGCTGGACGACTATCGCCACGGCCGCGTGCTGTTCATCGGCGACAGCGCCCACCTGGTGCCGATCTTCGGCGTGCGCGGCCTCAACAACGGCCTGGCCGACGCCGCCAACGCCGGCTGGAAGCTGGCCTGGGTGCTCCAGGGGCGGGCGCCCGAGCGGCTGCTCGACAGCTACAGCCCCGAGCGGCGCGGCGCCACGCTGGACGTCTTCGCCAATGCCGGCAAGAGCACCCGCTTCATGACGCCGCCGAGCCGGGGCTACCGGCTGATGCGCGACGCCGCCCTGACGCTGGCGCTCGACAACGACTACGCCAGCGGCTTCGCCAACCCACGCCAGGTCACGCCCTACACCTACGCCGAGAGCCGGCTGACCCTGCCCGACGACGCCGATTTCGAGGCCGGGCCGATCCCCGGCGCGCCGCTGCCTAACCGCCGGCTGGGCGAGGACGACTACCTGCTCGATCATCTAGGCAGCGGCTTCACCCTGCTGCACTTCAGTCGAAATGGCGATGTTGATTCGGCACTGGCCGAGCGGTTGGCCGCGTTGCAGGCTCGGGGCCAGGCCGTCGAGCTGCTGCGCGTGGCCCGCGAGCCGGGCGACGAGGGCGCACTGGTGGATCGCGACGGTGGCCTGTTCGCCGCCTATGGCGCCGAGTCCGGCAGCGCCTACCTGGTGCGCCCCGACCGCCACGTGGCGGCGCGCTGGAAGCGCCTCGCCCCCGCCGACCTCGAACCCGCCCTCGTCACCGCTTTGGGAGGTAAATGAGATGACCGCTACCACACTGCCCTTCGCCGAACTGGAGCGGGTCTACGAAACGCTGGCCGAGACCCTGGACTCGCTCCCCGAGAATCAGGAACGGCTGTTCCTCGCCCAACTGGCGCTGGCGCTGGCCCATCGCGTCGGCGACGTCGAGCGGGTGATGGTCGCCATCGAGGAAGCGCGCCGCGGTGTGGAGGAGGCTGGCGCGGGCTAGCGGGGATGGCCCCGCCGGGAAGTGCTCGCGACTTGAGCGTGGTCAAGGCGAGATCCGGCAGGGGCGCTATCGTCAAAGGTGGGCTGCAGAGGAATGCCTCGATGAGTTCACCTCGACCCTCCGGCAAGACGCGGTCGCCGTCGGGCGGCACGCTGCCGCTGCGCGACTATCTCGAAGGCGAGCGAGCGCTGCTCGAGCTGCGCTG
This portion of the Billgrantia sulfidoxydans genome encodes:
- a CDS encoding FAD-dependent monooxygenase translates to MRPAGRAETDSLYFDYPHFPFVRPPELEGRAVRHRVAIVGAGPVGVTAALELARHGIASVVLDDKATVNDGSRAICLSRHSLEILQQLGVEAPFVAKGLGWTRGRTYFRDREIFRFEMPHSEQERFLPMINLQQQYIEKFLIDKAAESEPVELRWQSAVTGVSQDASGVSLEVSTPEGDYRLACDYLLAADGARSVARKALGLALHGEAYEGRYVIADIRLRSDFPTERRAFFHSHALPGTTILVHKQPDDIWRIDYQLGPEEDPDQAVEEASIRERVSLIVREVLGEGDAWELEWWSLYKAHTLALDDYRHGRVLFIGDSAHLVPIFGVRGLNNGLADAANAGWKLAWVLQGRAPERLLDSYSPERRGATLDVFANAGKSTRFMTPPSRGYRLMRDAALTLALDNDYASGFANPRQVTPYTYAESRLTLPDDADFEAGPIPGAPLPNRRLGEDDYLLDHLGSGFTLLHFSRNGDVDSALAERLAALQARGQAVELLRVAREPGDEGALVDRDGGLFAAYGAESGSAYLVRPDRHVAARWKRLAPADLEPALVTALGGK
- a CDS encoding DUF2783 domain-containing protein; the protein is MTATTLPFAELERVYETLAETLDSLPENQERLFLAQLALALAHRVGDVERVMVAIEEARRGVEEAGAG